One stretch of Streptomyces agglomeratus DNA includes these proteins:
- the moaC gene encoding cyclic pyranopterin monophosphate synthase MoaC, whose translation MSTHERLTHIDEAGAARMVDVSGKDVTARTARATGRVLVAPRVVELLRGEGVPKGDALATARIAGIMGAKRTPDLIPLCHPLALSGVKLDLTVADDAVEIAATVRTTDRTGVEMEALTAVTVAALTVIDMVKAVDKGAVITDVRVEEKTGGKSGDWSRA comes from the coding sequence GGGGGCGGCCCGCATGGTCGACGTCTCGGGCAAGGACGTCACCGCGCGCACCGCCCGCGCCACCGGGCGCGTCCTGGTCGCGCCGCGTGTCGTCGAGCTGCTGCGCGGCGAGGGAGTCCCGAAGGGCGACGCCCTCGCCACGGCCCGTATCGCGGGCATCATGGGCGCCAAGCGCACGCCCGACCTGATCCCGCTCTGCCACCCGCTCGCGCTCTCCGGCGTGAAGCTGGACCTCACGGTCGCCGACGACGCCGTCGAGATCGCCGCGACGGTGCGTACGACGGACCGTACGGGCGTCGAGATGGAGGCCCTGACCGCCGTCACGGTGGCCGCGCTCACCGTGATCGACATGGTGAAGGCGGTCGACAAGGGCGCGGTCATCACCGACGTACGGGTCGAGGAGAAGACGGGCGGCAAGTCCGGCGACTGGAGCCGGGCATGA
- a CDS encoding MogA/MoaB family molybdenum cofactor biosynthesis protein, with translation MSPRAGEVHSHSHEPAAQPAPAAAPQPPRRALVVTASNRASAGIYADRGGPILAEGLRGLGFEVEGPQVVPDGDPVEQALRAGVAAAYDVILTTGGTGISPTDGTPEATRRVLDYDIPGIPEAIRAEGRGKVPTAALSRGLAGVAGRTLIVNLPGSTGGVRDGLAVLERLLLHAVDQIRGGDHPGSGSGSPLPGSQS, from the coding sequence ATGAGCCCCCGCGCCGGCGAGGTCCACAGCCACAGCCACGAGCCGGCGGCGCAGCCCGCGCCCGCCGCCGCGCCGCAGCCGCCGCGCCGCGCCCTGGTGGTGACGGCCTCCAACCGCGCCTCCGCCGGAATCTACGCCGACCGGGGCGGCCCGATCCTCGCCGAGGGTCTGCGCGGCCTGGGCTTCGAGGTCGAGGGGCCGCAGGTCGTTCCCGACGGCGACCCGGTGGAGCAGGCCCTGCGGGCAGGCGTCGCCGCGGCGTACGACGTCATCCTGACCACCGGCGGCACCGGCATCTCGCCGACCGACGGCACACCCGAGGCCACCCGCCGCGTCCTGGACTACGACATCCCGGGCATCCCCGAGGCGATCCGCGCCGAGGGCCGCGGGAAGGTCCCGACCGCCGCGCTGTCCCGGGGGCTCGCGGGCGTCGCGGGCCGCACGCTGATCGTGAATCTGCCGGGCTCCACCGGCGGCGTACGGGACGGGCTGGCAGTCCTGGAACGCCTCCTGCTCCACGCCGTGGACCAGATCAGGGGTGGCGACCACCCCGGGTCCGGCTCCGGGTCCCCCCTGCCGGGGAGCCAGAGCTGA
- a CDS encoding GNAT family N-acetyltransferase — MNASSWPVELVDGDVTLRPIRLRDQRSWREVNRRNREWLRPWEATIPPPAPAGPVAQRPTYRQMVRHLRSEANAGRMLPFVIEYRGELVGQLTVAGITWGSMCSGHVGYWVDREVAGRGVMPTAVALAVDHCFRHVGLHRIEVCIRPENTPSRRVVEKLGFRQEGLRPRYLHIDGGWRDHLVYALTAEEVPEGLLNRWHQARPGTSHK, encoded by the coding sequence CTGAACGCTTCGTCCTGGCCCGTCGAGCTGGTGGACGGCGATGTCACCCTCCGCCCGATAAGGCTGCGCGACCAGCGGAGCTGGCGCGAGGTGAACCGGCGCAACCGCGAGTGGCTGCGCCCCTGGGAGGCGACCATCCCGCCGCCCGCACCGGCGGGCCCGGTGGCGCAGCGCCCCACGTACCGTCAGATGGTGCGCCACCTGCGCTCAGAGGCGAACGCCGGCCGGATGCTGCCCTTCGTCATCGAGTACCGGGGTGAGCTGGTCGGCCAGTTGACGGTGGCCGGGATCACCTGGGGGTCCATGTGCTCCGGGCACGTCGGCTACTGGGTGGACCGCGAGGTCGCGGGCCGCGGCGTCATGCCGACGGCGGTCGCCCTCGCGGTCGACCACTGTTTCCGTCACGTCGGTCTGCACCGCATCGAGGTCTGTATTCGCCCCGAGAACACGCCCAGCCGCAGGGTCGTGGAAAAGCTCGGATTCCGCCAGGAAGGGCTGCGACCCCGATATCTCCACATCGACGGTGGGTGGCGTGACCATCTGGTCTACGCGCTCACGGCGGAGGAAGTGCCCGAGGGGCTGCTGAACCGCTGGCACCAGGCACGACCCGGCACCTCCCACAAATGA
- the glpR gene encoding gephyrin-like molybdotransferase receptor GlpR codes for MSSSGLIYAVIVGAWAAYLVPMWLRRQDELNEARPTERFSTAIRLLSGRAAMERRYARELQERAGAEVEPDVDPDAVTDRLSSVDVRAFAVPPTQATERPAAREDVREPTRESAQEDAREKARESAREERRVRTASAAAERARRSKVLARRRRTTVILFLAFTLGAIVAAVGGLRFLWAPAVPAVLLSTYIVHLRATERRRFAFTMDRRRAEAAAQRLRERRPHPGRRPASAEPDEEPVVRPEPEPAPAVSPQEAGRRALVEQTDHAEWVDQQRERERGAARGESWDPVPVPLPTYVTAPVAPRATGSVDFGDPGTWSSARSSTAEPTPAPEAQPAADPPAGRRANPSRRDRGRGRTPLFDQYEDGDRPRAVNE; via the coding sequence GTGAGCAGCAGCGGCCTGATTTACGCAGTCATTGTCGGGGCCTGGGCCGCCTACTTGGTGCCGATGTGGCTCCGCAGGCAGGACGAGCTCAACGAGGCGCGTCCGACGGAACGCTTCAGCACAGCCATCCGGTTGCTGTCCGGACGGGCGGCAATGGAGCGCCGATACGCCAGGGAACTACAGGAACGCGCCGGGGCCGAGGTGGAGCCCGACGTGGACCCGGACGCCGTCACGGACCGGTTGAGTTCCGTCGACGTCCGGGCCTTCGCCGTGCCCCCGACCCAGGCGACCGAGCGTCCTGCCGCGCGGGAGGACGTGCGGGAGCCGACACGCGAGAGCGCCCAGGAGGACGCGCGCGAGAAGGCCCGGGAGAGCGCGCGGGAGGAGCGGCGGGTGCGCACCGCGAGCGCCGCCGCCGAGCGCGCCCGCCGCTCGAAGGTCCTCGCGCGCCGCAGGCGCACCACCGTGATCCTCTTCCTCGCCTTCACGCTCGGCGCGATCGTCGCGGCGGTCGGCGGCCTGCGGTTCCTCTGGGCCCCGGCTGTCCCCGCCGTGCTGCTGAGCACGTACATCGTGCATCTGCGGGCCACCGAGCGGCGGCGCTTCGCCTTCACCATGGACCGGCGCCGGGCGGAAGCCGCGGCGCAGCGCCTGCGCGAGCGCCGCCCGCATCCGGGCCGCCGGCCAGCCTCCGCGGAGCCGGACGAGGAGCCTGTCGTACGCCCCGAGCCCGAACCGGCGCCCGCGGTCTCGCCGCAGGAGGCGGGCCGCCGCGCGCTGGTGGAGCAGACGGACCACGCCGAGTGGGTCGACCAGCAGCGCGAGCGTGAAAGGGGCGCGGCCCGGGGCGAGAGCTGGGACCCGGTCCCGGTCCCGCTGCCGACGTACGTCACCGCTCCCGTGGCGCCGCGCGCCACCGGAAGCGTGGACTTCGGCGACCCCGGCACCTGGAGCTCGGCCCGTTCGAGCACCGCCGAACCGACGCCGGCGCCCGAGGCCCAGCCCGCCGCCGACCCGCCCGCGGGCCGCCGCGCCAACCCATCCCGCCGCGACCGGGGCCGTGGCCGCACGCCGCTCTTCGACCAGTACGAGGACGGGGACCGGCCGCGGGCGGTCAACGAGTGA